One stretch of Comamonas testosteroni DNA includes these proteins:
- the queF gene encoding NADPH-dependent 7-cyano-7-deazaguanine reductase QueF (Catalyzes the NADPH-dependent reduction of 7-cyano-7-deazaguanine (preQ0) to 7-aminomethyl-7-deazaguanine (preQ1) in queuosine biosynthesis) produces the protein MHTPEQSQLGKSSAYVDQYDASLLFPLPRLAKREEIGAAINPPFFGADLWTAFEVSWLNLRGKPQVALAHFTIPCETPNLIESKSFKLYLNSFNNTRFADASEVLARLRTDLSEATWRGSETQGSVGVRLLEAQQFDAQQVHELDGLLLDRLDVECTQYTPAPELLRANHDEAPVSETLVSNLLKSNCLVTGQPDWGSVQIQYSGAQIEQEGLLQYLVSFRNHNEFHEQCVERIFMDIWTRCKPIKLAVYARYTRRGGLDINPFRTSHPGALPANVRSARQ, from the coding sequence ATGCACACCCCTGAACAATCGCAGCTGGGCAAAAGCTCGGCCTATGTGGACCAGTACGACGCATCCCTGCTCTTTCCCCTGCCACGCCTCGCCAAGCGCGAGGAAATCGGCGCCGCCATCAACCCGCCTTTCTTTGGTGCCGATCTGTGGACGGCATTCGAAGTTTCGTGGCTCAACCTGCGCGGCAAGCCCCAGGTGGCGCTGGCGCATTTCACCATCCCTTGCGAAACGCCCAACCTGATCGAGAGCAAGTCCTTCAAGCTGTATCTGAACAGCTTCAACAACACCCGTTTTGCCGACGCCAGCGAGGTGCTGGCGCGCCTGCGCACCGATCTGTCCGAAGCCACCTGGCGCGGCAGCGAGACCCAGGGCAGCGTGGGCGTGCGACTGCTGGAAGCGCAGCAGTTCGATGCCCAGCAAGTGCACGAGCTCGACGGTCTGCTGCTGGACCGCCTCGATGTGGAGTGCACCCAGTACACGCCGGCTCCCGAGCTGCTGCGCGCCAACCATGACGAAGCCCCCGTCAGCGAAACCCTGGTCAGCAACCTGCTCAAGAGCAACTGCCTGGTCACCGGCCAGCCCGACTGGGGCAGTGTGCAGATTCAATACAGCGGTGCGCAGATCGAGCAGGAAGGTCTGCTGCAGTACCTGGTGAGCTTTCGCAACCACAACGAATTCCATGAGCAATGCGTGGAACGCATCTTCATGGACATCTGGACCCGCTGCAAACCCATCAAGCTGGCCGTCTACGCCCGCTATACGCGCCGCGGCGGCCTGGACATCAACCCCTTCCGCACCAGCCACCCGGGCGCCTTGCCGGCCAACGTGCGCTCGGCGCGGCAGTAA
- the yaaA gene encoding peroxide stress protein YaaA encodes MLFLISPAKSLDYESPISAELPHTLPVFKKQPLELIEVLREKSPQQISELMSISDKLAVLNVGRYEAFSARFTAKNSRQAVLAFNGDVYEGLNAASLKPKELDWAQEHVVILSGLYGVLRPLDLLQPYRLEMGTRLENAKGSNLYQFWGTQIADYLNERSGAQAEHGDAQTERIVVNLASQEYFKAVDLKALKVPVVECVFEDFKGGKYKIISFHAKRARGLMVRWAVQHKARKVADLRKFDLEGYALAEQASTPGKLVFRRKQQD; translated from the coding sequence ATGTTGTTTCTGATCTCTCCAGCCAAATCGCTGGACTATGAAAGCCCTATTTCCGCCGAACTGCCGCACACGCTGCCGGTTTTCAAAAAGCAGCCCCTGGAACTGATTGAAGTGCTGCGCGAGAAATCGCCCCAGCAGATTTCGGAGCTCATGAGCATCAGCGACAAGCTGGCCGTACTCAATGTGGGCCGCTACGAAGCGTTCAGTGCCAGGTTCACCGCCAAGAACTCACGCCAGGCGGTGCTGGCCTTCAATGGCGATGTCTATGAGGGTCTGAATGCCGCCAGCCTCAAGCCCAAGGAGCTGGACTGGGCCCAGGAGCATGTCGTGATTCTGAGCGGCCTCTACGGCGTGCTGCGCCCGCTGGACCTGCTGCAGCCCTATCGCCTGGAGATGGGCACCCGGCTGGAAAACGCCAAGGGCAGCAACCTCTATCAGTTCTGGGGAACCCAGATTGCCGACTATCTGAACGAGCGCAGTGGTGCGCAAGCCGAGCACGGTGATGCCCAGACCGAGCGCATTGTCGTCAACCTGGCATCGCAGGAATACTTCAAGGCCGTGGATCTCAAGGCGCTCAAGGTCCCCGTGGTCGAATGCGTTTTCGAGGACTTCAAGGGCGGCAAATACAAGATCATCAGCTTCCATGCCAAGCGCGCGCGCGGGCTGATGGTGCGCTGGGCCGTGCAACACAAGGCCAGGAAGGTGGCCGACCTGCGCAAGTTCGACCTGGAAGGCTATGCACTGGCCGAGCAGGCCAGCACGCCCGGCAAGCTGGTGTTCCGCCGCAAGCAGCAAGACTGA
- a CDS encoding integrase core domain-containing protein, producing MQTLGVVPSYSRPRASNDNAYAEALFRTARYCPLWIARPFGNVQQARQRVLRFVAWYNEEHRHSALKYVRPGQRHRRQYRRLLQQRMQLYAQARKHNPQRRSAGPLNWHRPDEVCLNPERAQNEMSRRVA from the coding sequence ATGCAGACCCTGGGCGTGGTGCCGTCATACAGCCGGCCTCGGGCCAGCAACGACAACGCCTACGCCGAGGCCTTGTTCCGCACGGCCAGATACTGTCCGCTGTGGATCGCCCGCCCGTTCGGCAACGTGCAGCAGGCCAGGCAACGGGTGCTGCGCTTTGTAGCTTGGTACAACGAAGAGCATCGCCACAGCGCGCTGAAGTATGTAAGGCCAGGCCAGCGTCACAGAAGGCAGTACCGGCGGTTGCTGCAGCAACGCATGCAGCTGTACGCGCAGGCCAGAAAGCACAACCCGCAGCGCCGGAGCGCGGGGCCGCTCAACTGGCATCGGCCGGATGAGGTGTGCCTCAATCCGGAGCGTGCGCAAAACGAGATGAGCAGGCGAGTGGCCTGA
- a CDS encoding Rne/Rng family ribonuclease, which translates to MKRMLINATQSEERRLAIVDGQKLLDYEIEIEGREQRKGNIYKAVVTRVEPSLEACFVDYGEDRHGFLPFKEISKQYFAEGVSPSQARINDVIREGQELIVQVEKEERGNKGAALTTFISLAGRYVVLMPNNPRGGGVSRRIEGEDRAELKEAMDQLEYPKGMSIIARTAGIGRSAPELQWDLNYLLKLWSAIDGAAKASKGAFLIYQESSLVIRAIRDYFNNDIGDILIDTDDIYEQAQQFMAHVMPEHAARVKRYRDDAPLFSRFQIEHQIESAYSRTVTLPSGGAIVIDHTEALVSVDVNSARAIKGGDIEETATRTNLEAADEVARQMRLRDLGGLIVIDFIDMEEAKNRREVENRLRDALRQDRARVQFGTISKFGLMEMSRQRLKPALSEGAHINCPRCGGSGHIRDTESSALQILRIIQEESMKDNTAAVHCQVPVEVASFLLNEKRSEITKIELKQRVNVIMVPNKSMDTPHYKLERLKHDDSRLESMEASYKLADEPEEVTTVTRRSQEPTNKQTPVIKGVLPDAPAPIAEPRPPRQPRAAAATPAPAAARPVVREQGFFAWLKNLFGFGTPAPVAAPAAVVEAPAPAAREGSRDGRRGEGRGGDRNRRGGDRNERSDRNSAERNGSERGDRNNRRNAQGRDEQQRNERPEQQQQRQDRPERGNRRGGERNERRDDRQPQVAEAALNGEEFNAAPKPERNRQERGDRAERNERGERGEGRRERQNRNADAQPAMQAVVDEAALNTAQVEGSDAQAQDGTQGGEAREPRQRRSRDRYGRDRRDRAPRDAQAEGQAAEQTAEAQAPVEAPATDAGEQPARRSYFDAVAPQAQAEQAPVAAEVQAPVIAEAVAAAVAPVAELSQPVQAEPAAAAEPQAAAVELVAETVTPAPAVATPKAQSYALPIAELQALAAASGLEWINSDAEKIAAVQAAIAAEPKPVRIPRERPPVVVLDEGPLILVETRKDLSLMQLPFEKEEQAAGVNA; encoded by the coding sequence ATGAAACGGATGCTGATTAACGCGACGCAGTCTGAAGAACGCCGCCTGGCCATTGTGGACGGCCAGAAGCTGCTGGACTACGAGATCGAAATCGAAGGTCGCGAACAACGCAAGGGCAATATCTACAAGGCCGTCGTGACCCGCGTCGAGCCGTCTCTCGAAGCCTGCTTTGTGGACTATGGCGAAGACCGCCACGGCTTTCTGCCCTTCAAGGAAATCTCCAAGCAATACTTTGCCGAAGGCGTCTCGCCCAGCCAGGCCCGCATCAACGACGTGATCCGCGAAGGTCAGGAACTGATCGTCCAGGTCGAGAAGGAAGAGCGCGGCAACAAGGGTGCAGCCCTGACCACCTTCATCTCTCTGGCCGGCCGCTATGTGGTGCTGATGCCCAACAACCCCCGTGGCGGTGGCGTCTCGCGCCGCATCGAGGGCGAGGACCGCGCCGAGCTCAAGGAGGCCATGGATCAGCTCGAGTACCCCAAGGGCATGTCCATCATTGCACGCACTGCCGGTATCGGCCGCTCGGCTCCCGAGCTGCAGTGGGACCTGAACTACCTGCTCAAGCTGTGGAGCGCCATCGACGGCGCCGCCAAGGCCTCCAAGGGCGCCTTCCTGATCTATCAGGAATCCAGCCTGGTGATCCGCGCCATCCGCGACTATTTCAACAATGACATCGGCGATATCCTGATCGACACCGATGACATCTACGAACAGGCCCAGCAGTTCATGGCACATGTGATGCCCGAGCACGCTGCCCGCGTCAAGCGCTACCGCGACGACGCCCCCCTGTTCTCGCGCTTCCAGATCGAGCACCAGATCGAGTCCGCCTACTCGCGCACCGTGACCCTGCCCTCGGGCGGCGCCATCGTGATCGATCACACCGAAGCCCTTGTCTCCGTGGATGTGAACTCGGCTCGCGCCATCAAGGGCGGCGATATCGAGGAAACCGCGACCCGCACCAACCTCGAGGCAGCCGACGAAGTGGCACGCCAGATGCGCCTGCGCGACCTGGGCGGCCTGATCGTGATCGACTTCATCGACATGGAAGAGGCCAAGAACCGCCGCGAAGTGGAAAACCGCCTGCGCGATGCCCTGCGCCAGGACCGCGCCCGCGTGCAGTTCGGCACCATCAGCAAGTTCGGCCTGATGGAAATGAGCCGCCAGCGCCTCAAGCCCGCCTTGTCCGAGGGCGCCCACATCAACTGCCCGCGCTGCGGCGGCTCCGGCCACATCCGCGACACGGAAAGCTCGGCGCTGCAGATTCTGCGCATCATCCAGGAAGAGTCCATGAAGGACAACACGGCCGCCGTGCACTGCCAGGTGCCCGTGGAAGTGGCCTCCTTCCTGCTCAACGAGAAGCGCAGCGAAATCACCAAGATCGAGCTCAAGCAGCGCGTCAACGTGATCATGGTGCCCAACAAGTCCATGGACACGCCGCACTACAAGCTCGAACGCCTCAAGCACGACGACTCGCGCCTGGAATCCATGGAAGCCAGCTACAAGCTGGCCGACGAGCCCGAAGAGGTGACCACCGTCACCCGCCGCTCGCAGGAGCCCACCAACAAGCAGACTCCCGTCATCAAGGGGGTCCTGCCCGATGCTCCCGCACCGATTGCAGAGCCTCGTCCACCCCGCCAGCCTCGCGCTGCCGCTGCGACGCCCGCTCCCGCTGCGGCCCGCCCGGTGGTGCGCGAGCAAGGCTTCTTTGCCTGGCTCAAGAATCTGTTCGGCTTCGGCACACCCGCCCCCGTGGCAGCGCCCGCTGCCGTGGTCGAGGCTCCCGCTCCTGCCGCCCGTGAAGGCAGCCGCGACGGCCGCCGAGGCGAAGGCCGTGGCGGCGATCGCAATCGCCGTGGAGGTGACCGCAACGAGCGCAGCGACCGCAACAGCGCAGAGCGCAATGGCAGCGAACGCGGAGACCGCAACAACCGCCGCAATGCCCAGGGCCGTGATGAGCAGCAACGCAACGAGCGTCCCGAGCAGCAGCAACAGCGTCAGGACCGCCCCGAGCGCGGCAACCGCCGCGGTGGCGAACGCAACGAGCGCCGCGACGACCGCCAGCCCCAGGTGGCAGAAGCCGCTCTGAACGGCGAAGAGTTCAACGCAGCTCCCAAGCCCGAGCGCAACCGCCAGGAACGTGGTGACCGTGCGGAACGCAATGAGCGCGGCGAACGCGGTGAAGGCCGCCGCGAGCGCCAGAATCGCAACGCCGACGCCCAGCCCGCCATGCAGGCCGTGGTCGACGAAGCGGCGCTGAACACCGCCCAGGTCGAAGGTTCTGACGCTCAGGCGCAGGATGGCACACAAGGCGGCGAGGCTCGCGAGCCCCGTCAGCGCCGTTCGCGTGACCGCTATGGTCGTGACCGCCGTGACCGTGCACCGCGCGATGCCCAGGCAGAAGGCCAGGCTGCAGAGCAGACTGCCGAAGCCCAGGCTCCGGTCGAAGCGCCTGCCACCGACGCTGGCGAGCAGCCGGCACGCCGCAGCTACTTTGATGCTGTTGCACCTCAGGCTCAAGCAGAACAGGCACCTGTTGCTGCAGAAGTGCAGGCGCCCGTGATTGCAGAAGCCGTGGCAGCAGCTGTCGCGCCTGTTGCAGAACTCTCTCAGCCCGTGCAGGCAGAGCCTGCTGCTGCCGCAGAGCCTCAAGCTGCCGCCGTGGAGCTTGTGGCTGAAACCGTGACTCCTGCCCCGGCAGTCGCAACGCCCAAGGCTCAGAGCTATGCGCTGCCGATTGCCGAACTCCAAGCCCTGGCAGCCGCATCGGGCCTGGAATGGATCAACTCCGATGCCGAAAAGATCGCCGCCGTCCAGGCTGCGATTGCCGCCGAGCCCAAGCCCGTGCGCATTCCGCGCGAGCGCCCACCCGTGGTGGTGCTCGACGAAGGCCCGCTGATTCTGGTCGAGACCCGCAAGGATCTGAGCCTGATGCAGCTGCCATTCGAGAAGGAAGAACAGGCTGCAGGCGTCAACGCCTAA
- a CDS encoding 2OG-Fe(II) oxygenase: MSTSTQDEFVTPPGLTPELMQWVRTQRASGVPLPSLLQSMRKAGWAEHLARRALALPEEGELPLPFAAARPEAEVAVQVHESGVPEPDLLTDPCCVHAGDRDVHVLMSVRHPRVVVFGNLLSNEECDAIIAAARPRMQRSLTVDNQSGGEAVNDDRTSNGMFFQRGENDLISRVEQRIARLLNWPLENGEGMQVLHYRPGAEYKPHYDYFAPNEPGTPTILKRGGQRVGTLVVYLNEPARGGATTFPDVGLQVVPRRGNAVFFSYNRPDPATKTLHGGAPVLEGEKWIATKWLREREFK; the protein is encoded by the coding sequence ATGAGCACCTCCACCCAAGACGAGTTCGTCACACCTCCCGGCCTGACACCCGAGCTGATGCAATGGGTGCGAACACAAAGGGCCTCTGGCGTGCCACTGCCATCGCTGCTGCAATCCATGCGCAAGGCAGGCTGGGCCGAGCATCTGGCGCGCCGCGCGCTGGCCCTGCCCGAAGAGGGTGAACTGCCCTTGCCTTTCGCAGCAGCCAGGCCCGAAGCCGAAGTGGCAGTGCAGGTCCATGAGTCGGGCGTTCCCGAGCCCGATCTGCTGACCGATCCCTGCTGCGTCCATGCCGGCGATCGCGATGTCCATGTGCTGATGAGCGTGCGCCACCCGCGAGTGGTGGTGTTCGGCAACCTGCTCTCCAACGAGGAATGCGATGCCATCATCGCAGCAGCGCGCCCGCGCATGCAGCGCTCGCTGACCGTGGACAACCAGAGCGGCGGCGAGGCCGTCAATGACGACCGCACCAGCAATGGCATGTTCTTCCAGCGCGGTGAGAACGACCTCATCAGCCGTGTGGAGCAGCGCATTGCCCGACTGCTGAACTGGCCGCTGGAAAACGGCGAAGGCATGCAGGTGCTGCACTACCGACCAGGCGCCGAATACAAGCCGCATTACGACTACTTTGCGCCCAACGAGCCCGGCACGCCGACCATACTCAAGCGTGGTGGCCAGCGCGTGGGGACCCTGGTCGTGTATCTCAACGAGCCCGCGCGCGGCGGCGCAACCACCTTTCCCGATGTAGGGCTGCAGGTCGTTCCGCGTCGTGGCAATGCCGTATTCTTCAGCTATAACCGGCCCGACCCGGCCACCAAGACCCTGCACGGCGGCGCTCCCGTGCTGGAGGGCGAAAAATGGATTGCCACCAAGTGGCTGCGCGAACGAGAGTTCAAGTAA